In Streptomyces sclerotialus, one genomic interval encodes:
- the tatC gene encoding twin-arginine translocase subunit TatC: protein MLKSAPSKEKKNKDPEGRMPLAEHLRELRNRLAKAVLAIVVASVVSAFFYQDIINVITKPVLQTVGCDLSFSELAQKQGGETCARIVMMDLLGPFTFALKVSLMAGMILSSPVWLYQLWAFLAPGLHRSEKKYALSFVGAGFPLFLAGGYFAYQILPTTAKVLIEFTPPGVDNLVTLEKLLDLVTRMIVVFGLSFELPLLLILLNMGGVLTGKRMLGWWRGMIMGITVFAAVATPSVDPVSMILLAAPIAVLYFAAVGISLVNDRRRDRLVAAGPADDEASDLDLTPEDIGSIESVDAPRALPGQSVNGHEVERRRQDMDDIT, encoded by the coding sequence TTGCTCAAGTCTGCCCCCAGCAAGGAAAAGAAGAACAAGGACCCCGAAGGGCGGATGCCCCTCGCGGAACACCTGCGTGAGCTGCGCAACCGGCTCGCGAAGGCCGTGCTGGCGATCGTGGTGGCGAGCGTCGTCTCGGCGTTCTTCTACCAGGACATCATCAACGTCATCACCAAGCCGGTGCTGCAGACGGTGGGGTGCGACCTGTCCTTCTCGGAGCTGGCGCAGAAACAGGGTGGGGAGACCTGCGCCCGCATCGTGATGATGGACCTGCTCGGACCCTTCACCTTCGCGCTGAAGGTGTCCCTCATGGCAGGCATGATCCTCTCCTCGCCGGTCTGGCTCTACCAGCTCTGGGCGTTCCTCGCGCCCGGTCTGCACCGCAGTGAGAAGAAGTACGCGCTGAGCTTCGTCGGTGCCGGCTTCCCGCTCTTCCTGGCCGGTGGCTACTTCGCGTACCAGATCCTGCCGACCACGGCCAAGGTGCTCATCGAGTTCACCCCGCCGGGCGTCGACAACCTCGTGACGCTGGAGAAGCTGCTCGATCTCGTCACTCGGATGATCGTCGTCTTCGGCCTCTCCTTCGAGCTGCCGCTGCTCCTCATCCTGCTGAACATGGGCGGTGTGCTCACCGGCAAGCGCATGCTCGGCTGGTGGCGCGGAATGATCATGGGCATCACGGTCTTCGCGGCGGTCGCCACGCCCAGCGTCGACCCGGTGTCGATGATCCTGCTGGCGGCCCCCATCGCCGTCCTGTACTTCGCCGCCGTCGGCATCTCGCTCGTGAACGACCGCCGCAGGGACCGCCTGGTGGCCGCGGGGCCCGCCGACGACGAGGCGTCCGACCTGGACCTCACCCCCGAGGACATCGGCTCCATCGAGTCGGTCGACGCCCCGCGCGCGCTGCCGGGGCAGTCCGTGAACGGCCATGAGGTGGAGCGCCGCCGTCAGGACATGGACGACATCACGTGA
- the tatA gene encoding Sec-independent protein translocase subunit TatA, translating to MFTGKIGAPEIILILVVVILLFGAKKLPEMARSLGKSARILKSEAKAMKSEGSQSQSAPSDPPNDAQAETPKTIQASPGDVNSSRPVAEPTDSTTKR from the coding sequence ATGTTCACTGGAAAGATCGGCGCTCCCGAGATCATCCTCATCCTCGTCGTCGTCATCCTTCTGTTCGGTGCCAAGAAGCTCCCCGAGATGGCCCGGTCCCTCGGCAAGTCGGCGCGCATCCTCAAGAGCGAAGCGAAGGCGATGAAGTCCGAGGGCTCGCAGTCGCAGTCCGCGCCCTCCGACCCGCCGAACGACGCGCAGGCCGAGACCCCCAAGACGATCCAGGCCTCGCCCGGTGACGTGAACAGCTCCCGTCCGGTCGCCGAGCCGACCGACAGCACGACCAAGCGCTGA
- a CDS encoding helix-turn-helix transcriptional regulator, with protein sequence MATNAIDQTRRMLSLVTYLRERPGARVSDVARAFGISEDELIADLDVLPMCGTSFRGGDLLDIDTDGDRIWWHNPDDVAEPLRLAADEATALLVAARAVATLPGLREGDRQALLRATAKLEAAAGEAAGASSRLAVTFESEGGVFADVDRAIAERRRLWLKYYSPARDELTEREVDPIRLFTIGHTYVEAWCRLSEARRTFRLDRVAEIKLLDAPSDPPPIELRDLSEGLVQPAAEDPEVVIEVGPGGRWVAEYYPHDTAEELPEGGLRITLRTPDPASLRRLALRLGRDGRIVAPQELADSARDAAARALAAYGG encoded by the coding sequence ATGGCGACGAACGCCATCGACCAGACCCGCCGGATGCTGTCCCTGGTGACGTACCTGCGCGAGCGCCCCGGCGCCCGCGTCAGCGACGTGGCCCGGGCCTTCGGCATCAGCGAGGACGAGCTGATCGCGGACCTGGACGTGCTGCCCATGTGCGGTACGAGCTTCCGCGGCGGCGACCTGCTGGACATCGACACCGACGGCGACCGCATCTGGTGGCACAACCCCGACGACGTGGCCGAGCCGCTGCGGCTGGCCGCCGACGAGGCGACCGCGCTGCTGGTCGCGGCGCGCGCGGTGGCCACCCTGCCGGGGCTGCGCGAAGGCGACCGGCAGGCGCTGCTGCGGGCCACGGCCAAGCTGGAGGCGGCGGCGGGCGAGGCGGCCGGAGCCAGCTCCCGGCTCGCCGTCACCTTCGAGTCCGAGGGCGGCGTCTTCGCCGACGTCGACCGGGCCATCGCCGAACGCCGCCGGCTGTGGCTCAAGTACTACTCACCGGCCCGCGACGAGCTCACCGAACGTGAGGTGGATCCCATCCGCCTCTTCACCATCGGCCACACCTACGTCGAGGCCTGGTGCCGGCTGTCCGAGGCGCGCCGTACCTTCCGGCTGGACCGGGTCGCCGAGATCAAGCTGCTGGACGCGCCCTCCGACCCGCCGCCGATCGAGCTGCGGGACCTGTCCGAGGGGCTGGTGCAGCCGGCCGCCGAGGACCCGGAGGTCGTGATCGAGGTGGGGCCCGGCGGCCGCTGGGTCGCGGAGTACTACCCGCACGACACCGCGGAGGAGCTGCCCGAGGGGGGCCTGCGCATCACCCTCCGTACGCCGGACCCCGCGTCGCTGCGGCGGCTGGCACTGCGGCTGGGCCGGGACGGGCGGATCGTCGCCCCGCAGGAGCTGGCGGACAGCGCGCGGGACGCGGCGGCGCGGGCGCTCGCCGCGTACGGCGGCTGA
- a CDS encoding helix-turn-helix transcriptional regulator has translation MAIAKAERLMNLALCLLGTRRPLTKRELRGSIEAYVEAFGPGDGPAGASDDAFNRMFERDKDDLRELGMVIETVEGLEGDTGYLARRDSNRLPPITLDAEEAAALGLAAKIWQQARLAGAASGALQKLRAAGMPLAAEDEGPYDPAQPHSALEPRIPAHEAAFEPLMLACRDRRPVVFDYRKGNAARPEQRQVEPWILECWRGHWYLAGWDRDRQAERVFRLSRITGKVRSRAGKFTAEVPDHVTVRETVESWAGETATGTARIKLRADHGYPLRARALSVREAGEGWDELEIPYGHGLDAWLVELGPDVVVLEPAELRADVVDRLRAVAKG, from the coding sequence ATGGCCATTGCCAAGGCCGAGCGGCTGATGAATCTGGCGCTGTGCCTGCTGGGTACGCGGCGTCCGCTCACCAAGCGGGAGTTGCGGGGCTCCATCGAGGCGTACGTCGAGGCGTTCGGCCCGGGGGACGGTCCGGCGGGCGCGAGCGACGACGCGTTCAACCGCATGTTCGAGCGGGACAAGGATGACCTGCGGGAGCTCGGCATGGTCATCGAGACCGTCGAGGGCCTGGAGGGGGACACCGGATACCTCGCCCGCCGCGACTCCAACCGCCTCCCGCCGATCACCCTGGACGCCGAGGAGGCCGCCGCGCTCGGCCTGGCCGCGAAGATCTGGCAGCAGGCCCGGCTCGCGGGCGCGGCCAGCGGCGCGCTCCAGAAGCTGCGCGCCGCCGGAATGCCGCTGGCGGCGGAGGACGAGGGCCCGTACGACCCCGCCCAGCCGCACAGCGCCCTGGAGCCGCGCATCCCCGCCCACGAGGCGGCGTTCGAGCCGCTGATGCTGGCCTGCCGGGACCGCCGCCCGGTCGTCTTCGACTACCGCAAGGGCAACGCGGCCCGGCCCGAGCAGCGCCAGGTGGAGCCCTGGATCCTGGAGTGCTGGCGCGGCCACTGGTACCTCGCCGGCTGGGACCGCGACCGGCAGGCCGAGCGGGTCTTCCGGCTCTCCCGCATTACAGGCAAGGTCCGCTCCCGCGCGGGAAAGTTCACCGCCGAGGTGCCCGACCACGTGACCGTACGCGAAACGGTGGAGAGCTGGGCCGGCGAGACCGCCACCGGCACCGCCCGTATCAAGCTGCGCGCCGACCACGGCTACCCGCTGCGCGCCCGTGCGCTGTCCGTCCGCGAGGCGGGCGAGGGCTGGGACGAGCTGGAGATCCCGTACGGGCACGGGCTGGACGCCTGGCTCGTGGAGCTGGGCCCGGACGTCGTCGTACTGGAACCGGCCGAGCTGCGGGCCGACGTCGTGGACCGGCTGCGCGCCGTGGCCAAGGGCTGA
- a CDS encoding FKBP-type peptidyl-prolyl cis-trans isomerase, whose amino-acid sequence MSIDKPEIDFPEGPAPTDLEIVDLWEGDGPVAKAGDTVSVHYVGVSFSSGEEFDASWNRGKPLQFQLGAGQVIAGWDQGVQGMKVGGRRRLTIPAHLAYGDRGAGGGRIAPGETLIFVCDLVSV is encoded by the coding sequence GTGAGCATCGACAAGCCCGAGATCGACTTCCCGGAGGGCCCCGCGCCCACCGATCTGGAGATCGTGGACCTGTGGGAGGGTGACGGGCCGGTCGCCAAGGCGGGGGACACCGTCTCCGTCCACTACGTCGGCGTCTCCTTCAGCAGCGGTGAAGAGTTCGACGCGAGCTGGAACCGCGGCAAGCCGCTGCAGTTCCAGCTGGGCGCCGGCCAGGTCATCGCGGGCTGGGACCAGGGCGTGCAGGGCATGAAGGTCGGCGGCCGCCGCCGGCTGACCATCCCCGCGCACCTGGCGTACGGCGACCGCGGCGCCGGCGGCGGCCGCATCGCGCCGGGCGAGACGCTGATCTTCGTCTGCGACCTGGTGTCGGTCTGA
- a CDS encoding FKBP-type peptidyl-prolyl cis-trans isomerase: MKLTKNTRRAAAAAIAVPVLLFTAACGSDDDSAASGVVKVDGKAGEQPRISVPKDAKPSDKTVVKTLHEGKGATVQKGDFVRLDFIGQTMKGQSLGSTWAKQPGAKERAQVIGEVGQASQMLPSQVMEEVAGKKVGTRFEIEGTAKAIIGDQLNPQAGVKAGDGLVWVVDVVNAKKVDKKDAAKGEQAAPEAGMPEVKDNGRKAATITVPKGEKAPKETKDQVLIKGDGPKVKAGQGLIAQYTGVKWEDGKKFDSSWDHGGATAFQIGTGQVVKGWDKALVGKNVGDRVEIVVPPKDGYGASPQSELAKNTLVFSVDIIGTV, translated from the coding sequence ATGAAGCTCACGAAGAACACCCGCCGTGCCGCGGCCGCGGCGATCGCCGTGCCCGTCCTGCTGTTCACCGCCGCGTGCGGGTCCGATGACGACTCCGCCGCTTCGGGTGTCGTGAAGGTGGACGGCAAGGCCGGCGAGCAGCCCAGGATCAGCGTGCCCAAGGACGCCAAGCCGTCGGACAAGACGGTCGTGAAGACCCTCCACGAGGGCAAGGGCGCAACCGTGCAGAAGGGCGACTTCGTCCGGCTGGACTTCATCGGGCAGACGATGAAGGGCCAGTCGCTGGGCAGCACCTGGGCCAAGCAGCCGGGGGCCAAGGAGCGGGCGCAGGTCATCGGTGAGGTCGGCCAGGCCTCCCAGATGCTGCCGTCCCAGGTGATGGAAGAGGTGGCGGGCAAGAAGGTCGGTACCCGCTTCGAGATCGAGGGCACCGCCAAGGCGATCATCGGTGACCAGCTGAATCCGCAGGCGGGCGTGAAGGCGGGCGACGGCCTGGTCTGGGTCGTCGACGTCGTCAACGCGAAGAAGGTCGACAAGAAGGACGCGGCCAAGGGGGAGCAGGCGGCGCCGGAGGCCGGCATGCCCGAGGTGAAGGACAACGGCCGGAAGGCCGCCACGATCACCGTCCCCAAGGGCGAGAAGGCCCCGAAGGAGACCAAGGACCAGGTCCTCATCAAGGGCGACGGCCCGAAGGTGAAGGCAGGCCAGGGCCTGATCGCGCAGTACACCGGCGTGAAGTGGGAGGACGGCAAGAAGTTCGACTCCTCCTGGGACCACGGTGGCGCCACCGCCTTCCAGATCGGCACCGGCCAGGTCGTGAAGGGCTGGGACAAGGCGCTGGTCGGCAAGAACGTCGGGGACCGCGTCGAGATCGTCGTCCCGCCGAAGGACGGCTACGGCGCCAGCCCGCAGTCCGAGCTGGCGAAGAACACGCTGGTCTTCTCGGTGGACATCATCGGCACGGTCTGA
- the pafA gene encoding Pup--protein ligase, producing MDRRIFGLENEYGVTCTFRGQRRLSPDEVARYLFRRVVSWGRSSNVFLRNGARLYLDVGSHPEYATPECDNVTELVTHDKAGERILEGLLVDAERRLHEEGIAGDVYLFKNNTDSAGNSYGCHENYLVARHGEFSRLADILIPFLVTRQLLCGAGKVLQTPRGAVYCVSQRAEHIWEGVSSATTRSRPIINTRDEPHADAERYRRLHVIVGDSNMSETTMLLKVGATDLVLRMIEAGTVMRDLTLENPIRAIREVSHDITGQRKVRLASGREASALEVQQEYYEKAVDFCDRRGIRTGTVERVLELWGRTLEAIRDEQLDRVATEIDWVMKYQLIDRYRSKNNITMSHPRVAQIDLAYHDIHRRRGLYYLLEKKGQAARVCNDLKIFEGKSVPPQTTRARLRGDFIRRAQEQRRDFTVDWVHLKLNDQAQRTVLCKDPFRSVDDRVEKLIAGM from the coding sequence ATGGACCGCCGCATTTTCGGGCTGGAGAACGAGTACGGCGTCACGTGTACGTTCAGGGGACAGCGCCGCCTGTCTCCTGACGAAGTGGCGCGGTACCTCTTCCGCCGTGTCGTGTCATGGGGCCGCAGCAGCAATGTCTTCCTGCGGAACGGTGCCCGCCTGTACTTGGACGTGGGATCGCACCCGGAATACGCAACTCCCGAGTGCGACAACGTGACCGAGCTGGTCACGCACGACAAGGCCGGCGAGCGCATTCTCGAAGGCCTGCTCGTCGACGCCGAACGCCGCCTGCACGAGGAGGGAATCGCCGGAGACGTCTATCTCTTCAAGAACAACACCGATTCGGCGGGAAACTCCTACGGGTGCCACGAGAACTACCTCGTGGCGCGGCACGGGGAGTTCTCCAGGCTCGCGGACATCCTCATTCCGTTCCTGGTGACCCGTCAGCTGCTGTGCGGCGCCGGAAAGGTGCTGCAGACACCGCGCGGAGCCGTGTACTGCGTCAGCCAGCGCGCCGAACACATCTGGGAAGGGGTGTCGTCGGCGACGACCCGCTCCCGGCCGATCATCAACACCCGTGACGAGCCGCACGCGGACGCCGAGCGGTACCGCCGCCTGCACGTCATCGTGGGTGACTCCAACATGTCCGAGACGACCATGCTGCTGAAGGTCGGCGCCACCGACCTCGTGCTGCGCATGATCGAGGCGGGCACGGTGATGCGGGACCTGACCCTGGAGAACCCCATCCGGGCGATCCGCGAGGTCAGCCATGACATCACCGGTCAGCGAAAGGTGCGGCTGGCGAGCGGCCGGGAGGCCTCGGCGCTGGAAGTCCAGCAGGAGTACTACGAGAAGGCGGTGGACTTCTGCGACCGCCGCGGCATCCGCACGGGCACCGTCGAGCGGGTCCTGGAACTGTGGGGCCGCACCCTGGAGGCGATCCGGGACGAGCAGCTGGACCGGGTCGCGACGGAGATCGACTGGGTGATGAAGTACCAGCTGATCGACCGTTACCGCAGCAAGAACAACATCACGATGTCGCATCCGAGGGTGGCGCAGATAGACCTCGCGTACCACGACATCCACCGCCGTCGCGGGCTGTACTACCTCCTGGAGAAGAAGGGCCAGGCGGCGCGGGTGTGCAACGATCTGAAGATCTTCGAGGGCAAGTCGGTGCCGCCGCAGACGACGCGGGCCAGGCTGCGGGGCGATTTCATCCGCCGGGCCCAGGAGCAGCGCCGGGACTTCACGGTCGACTGGGTGCATCTCAAGCTCAATGACCAGGCGCAGCGCACGGTGCTGTGCAAGGACCCGTTCCGGTCGGTGGACGACCGGGTGGAGAAGCTGATCGCGGGAATGTGA
- a CDS encoding MFS transporter, whose protein sequence is MAAGYAELLRTRHAARLLVGTLVGRLPNATAALAVVLFTRAEGGSYALAGVLSAVYGLCNAVGQPLLGRAVDLWGQPRVMLPSAVLSALGMVLLAAVGIEPLWVAYAAMAVAGFFTPPLEGGLRALWPGVLRRPERVHAAYALDAVAQEVMFAVGPLLVTLSVAAWSERVALLVINVLGVLGALSVVVSPPSRKWRSAPREAHWLGALRSRGMLVLIGSFFFVGLALGSIAVAAVAYADTHGGGMVSSYLLSALGAGALVGGVVYGAREWPGAPELRLRVLIGLLALGYLPLPLVPGVAGMTALTGLAGVFLAPALACAFIVVDRHAPQGTVTEAFSWLVTTFGVGAAVGTSVVGPAVELGGAAAGFAVAGGGGVAALAVMVAARRFLLPSGIRTVGGVQAENDRNGAVEPGFRAGHQA, encoded by the coding sequence ATGGCCGCGGGTTACGCGGAGCTGCTCAGGACGCGCCATGCGGCGCGGCTGCTGGTCGGCACCCTGGTCGGACGGCTGCCGAACGCCACCGCGGCGCTGGCGGTGGTGCTCTTCACCCGTGCCGAGGGCGGCAGCTACGCCCTGGCGGGGGTGCTCTCGGCCGTGTACGGCCTCTGCAACGCCGTAGGACAGCCGCTGCTGGGCCGCGCGGTGGACCTGTGGGGACAACCCAGGGTCATGCTGCCCTCGGCCGTCCTGTCGGCGCTGGGCATGGTCCTGCTGGCCGCCGTCGGCATCGAGCCGCTGTGGGTGGCGTACGCGGCGATGGCGGTCGCGGGATTCTTCACGCCGCCGCTGGAGGGCGGGCTGCGGGCGCTGTGGCCCGGGGTGCTGAGGCGTCCGGAGCGGGTGCACGCGGCGTACGCGCTGGACGCGGTGGCGCAGGAGGTGATGTTCGCGGTCGGCCCGCTGCTGGTGACGCTGAGCGTCGCGGCGTGGTCCGAGCGGGTCGCACTGCTCGTCATCAACGTGCTCGGGGTGCTGGGCGCGCTGTCGGTGGTGGTCTCCCCGCCGTCCCGGAAGTGGCGCAGCGCGCCGCGCGAGGCGCACTGGCTGGGGGCGCTGCGCTCGCGCGGGATGCTGGTCCTGATCGGGTCGTTCTTCTTCGTGGGGCTCGCGCTCGGGTCGATCGCGGTGGCGGCGGTGGCGTACGCCGACACGCACGGCGGCGGGATGGTTTCCAGCTATCTGCTCTCCGCGCTGGGTGCGGGCGCGCTGGTCGGCGGTGTGGTGTACGGGGCGCGGGAGTGGCCGGGGGCGCCGGAGCTGCGGCTGCGGGTGCTGATCGGGCTGCTGGCGCTGGGGTATCTGCCGTTGCCGCTGGTCCCGGGGGTGGCGGGGATGACGGCGCTGACGGGGCTCGCGGGGGTGTTCCTGGCGCCGGCGCTGGCGTGCGCGTTCATCGTGGTGGACCGGCACGCGCCGCAGGGAACGGTGACGGAGGCGTTCTCGTGGCTGGTCACGACGTTCGGAGTGGGGGCCGCGGTGGGTACATCGGTCGTGGGCCCCGCGGTGGAGCTGGGCGGCGCGGCGGCGGGTTTCGCGGTCGCGGGCGGCGGTGGTGTCGCCGCGCTGGCAGTGATGGTGGCCGCGCGGCGTTTTCTGCTGCCGTCCGGGATTCGGACGGTTGGTGGTGTCCAGGCGGAAAATGATCGGAACGGTGCTGTCGAACCCGGTTTCAGAGCTGGCCATCAGGCGTAA